A genomic window from Nicotiana sylvestris chromosome 11, ASM39365v2, whole genome shotgun sequence includes:
- the LOC138881741 gene encoding uncharacterized protein, which yields MDPGSTFSYVTLYFAINLGLEPEQLSDPFLVSTPVGESMKATRVYRGCIVSVQGSNTKTDLIELEMVDFDVIMVMDWLSSCYAMLDYHAKIVRFKFPNEEVLEWKGSSASLVGKFISYLKAQRMIGKGCLAYLAHIINPESEPPTLQSVQVVREFLEVFPDDIPGLSPERIVDFGINLTPGTQPISIPPYRMAPVELNEL from the coding sequence ATGGATCCAGGTTCAACGTTTTCATATGTGACTCTATACTTTGCAATTAACCTCGGGCTAGAACCGGAACAACTTAGTGATCCATTCCTAGTATCTACTCCAGTTGGCGAGTCAATGAAAGCCACCAGAGTCTATAGAGGTTGTATAGTTTCAGTCCAAGGTAGCAACACCAAAACCGATCTTATAGAGTTAgaaatggtggatttcgatgtgatCATGgttatggattggttatcttcctGCTATGCCATGTTAGATTATCATGCCAAGATTGTCAGGTTCAaatttccaaatgaagaagtcttagagtggaagggtagttcagcatcgcttgtaggtaagtttatttcttaccttaaggcacaAAGAATGATCGGTAAGGGATGTCTCGCCTATTTGGCTCACATCATTAATCCAGAATCAGAACCACCAACTCTTCAGTCTGTGCAAGTTGTTAGAGAATTTCTAGAAGTTTTCCCAGATGACATTCCCGGACTTTCTCCTGAAAGAATCGTAGACTTTGGCATTAATCTCACGCCAGGaactcagcccatatctataccTCCTTATAGGATGGCTCCAGTAGAACTTAATGAGTTGTGA
- the LOC138881742 gene encoding uncharacterized protein, with product MKAFDDEAVELAAYQLRDVAGAWFEMWEKERDEDNCSPTWEDFEEAFMDNFIPEEDREAKATEFEQLKQGNKSVQEYYVEFIRLAKHAPHMVKTEKTKICRFVGSLAYHIKDTTSATTVGMTTFSSVMGFAEHLEKDRFNSISSGGGRDSSNKESLAPAQSSHQSGGGSSFRHIGHIKANCPKLQRNFSEGSAHPSSSSATVVAPPQARGSHN from the exons atgaaagcatttgatgatgaaGCTGTGGAGCTGGCTGCTTATCAGCTTAGAGATGTGGCTGGTgcttggtttgagatgtgggaaaaggaaagagatgaagatAATTGTTCGCCTACTTGGGAAGACTTTGAAGAGGCCTTCATGGATAACTTTATCccagaagaagatagggaagctaaggctacagagttcgaacagctcaagcaagggaataaaagtgTGCAAGAGTACTACGTGGAATTCATAAGGTTAGCTAAGCATGCTCCTCACATGGTTAAGACAGAAAAAACAAAGATTTGCAGGTTTGTTGGAAGTTTAGCTTACCACATTAAGGATACGACATCAGCTACAACGGTAGGAATGACAACTTTCTCATCTGTTATGGGATTCGCCGAACACTTAGAAAAGGACAG GTTTAATAGTATATCCAGCGGAGGTGGAAGGGATTCCTCTAATAAAGAGTCATTAGCACCGGCTCAGTCCAGTCATCAATCAGGTGGTGGGTCTTCCTTCAGAC ACATTGGTCATATAAAGGCCAACTGCCCAAAGTTGCAACGTAATTTCAGTGAGGGATCAGCTCATCCTTCTAGTTCCTCAGCTACTGTAGTTGCACCACCTCAGGCTCGTGGTTCTCATAATTAG
- the LOC104237103 gene encoding probable serine/threonine-protein kinase PBL28: MARCGRLDPEAFIQNFKRLLEGYEAIAKEGPPQGFNVGDAKNLSHDELEKITNGFCEENFIQHIGYGRLFRGFIDDGEGMREVTVKTWDFIFPGVISYDSYPRKFRDEIVLLERSEFKSHPCLMKLIGFCFDKKVAVVYDMKFKTPLWNAVRSAEFGWKERMKVATDYALLLITLSRKQFDVWSNGCTDSMIDEEYNIKLLDFRVHAFPQTLGVYNSATASDQASIEKATVFELGILLLELITKKERKWKDGYHPGYYIEKLNRRSIVHESFEIDADTGTRMTQLIQSCVRPAADERPRIDTVFDTLVSIGGYSPTVPDSCRRIDSL, from the exons ATGGCTAGATGTGGCCGGCTTGATCCAGAAGCTTTCATTCAAAACTTTAAACGTCTTCTGGAAGGCTACGAGGCAATTGCAAAGGA GGGTCCTCCTCAAGGTTTCAATGTGGGTGATGCAAAAAATTTGAGCCATGATGAGTTGGAGAAGATCACTAATGGGTTCTGTGAAGAGAATTTTATCCAGCACATTGGATATGGCAGATTGTTCCGGGGGTTTATAGATGACGGTGAAGGAATGCGGGAGGTTACTGTCAAAACATGGGATTTTATCTTTCCTGGGGTTATAAGCTATGATTCGTATCCACGAAAATTCCGG GATGAAATTGTATTACTTGAAAGGTCAGAATTTAAGTCTCATCCTTGCTTGATGAAGTTGATTGGCTTTTGTTTTGACAAGAAGGTTGCTGTAGTTTATGATATGAAGTTCAAGACACCCTTGTGGAATGCAGTTCGTTCTG CTGAATTTGGGTGGAAGGAGCGAATGAAGGTGGCAACTGATTATGCACTGCTCCTGATAACATTAAGCCGGAAGCAGTTTGATGTTTGGAGTAATGGTTGTACTGATAGTATGATAGATGAG GAATATAACATTAAGCTGTTGGACTTTAGAGTCCATGCATTCCCGCAGACACTCGGGGTTTACAATTCTGCCACTGCCTCAG ATCAGGCTTCCATTGAGAAAGCAACTGTGTTTGAACTTGGCATTCTTCTTCTCGAGTTGATAACCAAAAAGGAGCGCAAGTGGAAGGATGGGTATCATCCAGGTTATTATATTGAAAAGTTGAATCGAAGATCCATAGTTCATGAAAGCTTTGAGATAGATGCAGACACTGGCACTAGAATGACACAACTTATACAATCATGTGTGCGTCCTGCAGCTGATGAACGTCCACGTATAGACACCGTCTTTGATACACTGGTAAGCATAGGTGGGTATAGTCCAACTGTGCCAGATTCATGTCGACGCATTGATTCCCTCTAG